GACTTCACTGAGCACCAGCACGCCACCGACGATCAGCGCCAACGCGATCCCGGCAATGCCGCCGACCACCGAGAGCATCACGGCCTCGGTGAGGAACTGGCGCAGGATGTCCCGTTGTCGGGCACCTGTGGCCATGCGGATACCGATCTCGCGGGTGCGTTCGCGCACGGTCATGAGCATGATGTTCATCACGCCGATACCGCCCACCAGCAGCGAGATCGCGGCAATCGAACCGAGCATCAGCGACAGGGTGTTTTGCGTGCGTGCCTCGGCCTGGATCATCGCCGCGTTGTTGGTCAGTTCGAAATCCTTTTTGCCATTGTGCAGGCGCAGCATCAGTTGTTCGATGGCCTGTTCGGCTTCCTTGACCTTGCGTGCGTCGGCGGCGGCGATGGCCACGTATTCCGGATCGCGGGTGCCGAACAGTCGCACGCTGGCTGCCGAGTAGGGCACGGCAATTCGATCATCGCTGTCGGAGTCGCCGGAGCTGGCGCCTTTTTCCGCCAGTACGCCGACCACCTGAAACGGCACGTTCTCGATCAGGATGTAATGGCCGATCGGGTTGATCACATCCTTGAGCAATTTGCTGCGCACCTTGTGGCCGATCACCGCAACGGCTGCGGCATTCTGTTCATCGGCGTCGGTGAAATAACTGCCTTGCACCACCGGCCAGTTGAAGATCGCCGGGAAGTTTGTGTCGTTACCGCCGACATAACTCATATGGTCGATATTGCCGTAACGCACCCCGGCCTCGGCGCCGTTGACCGGCATGATCCGCTGCACTTGCGGCAGGCTCGCCAAGGCACGGACATCGTCCAGAGTGATGACGCCCGGCGGCGTGCGTGGGTTGGGTGCCGAACCGCTCAGGTAGATGATGTTGGAGCCGAACGCGCCCATTTGCGCCATGACCTGGCGCTTGCTGCCTTCGCCGACCGCCAGCATCACCACCACCGACGCCACGCCGATGATGATCCCGAGCAAGGTCAGCGCGGTGCGGAAGCGGTTGATCCACATCACCCGCCACGCCGCGTGCAACGCGTCCACCAGTTCGCCTTTCCAGGCACCGGTCGCCTCGGCGCCCTCGGCCAGACGCTTGCGCAGATCCACCGCTTGCAAGGCGTCCGGGTTGGCAGTGGTTTGTGCGTCGGGATTGTCTTTGGCGCTGTCGCTGATGATCAGGCCGTCGCGGATTTCGATGATGCGCTTGGCCCGGGCCGCCACTTCGCGATCGTGGGTGATGAGGATCACCACATGGCCCTGGCTCGCCAATTCGTCGAGCAACGCCATGACCTCTTTGCCGCTGTGGCTGTCGAGGGCACCGGTGGGTTCGTCGGCAAGAATGATGTGGCCGCCGTTCATCAAGGCGCGGGCAATCGATACCCGCTGTTGTTGGCCGCCGGAAAGCTGATGCGGACGGTTGCCGGTGCGCGAGGCCAGGCCGAGTCGGTCGAGCAGGGCGGCCGCGCGGGCATGACGTTCGGCCGCCGGCGTGCCAGCATAGATGGCCGGCATCTCGACGTTTTCCTGGGCCGAGCCGGACGGGATCAGGTGATAACCCTGGAACACAAAACCGAACGCTTCGCGGCGTAGCCAGGCCAGTTCGTCGCTGTCCAGGCCGGCGACGTTTTCCCCGGCGAAGCGGTATTCGCCGGACGTCGGCCGATCCAGGCAGCCGAGAATGTTCATCAAGGTTGACTTGCCGGAGCCGGAAGCGCCGACGATCGCGACGAACTCGCCGGTATGGATCGACAGGTCGATGCCACGCAAGACGTGAACTTCAGGGGCGTCGCCACCGCCGTAGGATTTGCGGATGTCCTGCAGGTCGATCAGGGGCGTCTGCATTCAACCCCCGCTGCCGTCAGCCGGGCCGATCAGCAAGTGATCACCTTCGCTCAGGCCATCGAGAATCTGCACCTTGAGACGGTCACTGATGCCGGTGTGCACCTCTCGCGATTCGATGTTGCCGTTGGGGGCGACCACTCGAGCCGTTTGCCGATCGGCCTG
The sequence above is drawn from the Pseudomonas sp. FP2196 genome and encodes:
- a CDS encoding MacB family efflux pump subunit, yielding MQTPLIDLQDIRKSYGGGDAPEVHVLRGIDLSIHTGEFVAIVGASGSGKSTLMNILGCLDRPTSGEYRFAGENVAGLDSDELAWLRREAFGFVFQGYHLIPSGSAQENVEMPAIYAGTPAAERHARAAALLDRLGLASRTGNRPHQLSGGQQQRVSIARALMNGGHIILADEPTGALDSHSGKEVMALLDELASQGHVVILITHDREVAARAKRIIEIRDGLIISDSAKDNPDAQTTANPDALQAVDLRKRLAEGAEATGAWKGELVDALHAAWRVMWINRFRTALTLLGIIIGVASVVVMLAVGEGSKRQVMAQMGAFGSNIIYLSGSAPNPRTPPGVITLDDVRALASLPQVQRIMPVNGAEAGVRYGNIDHMSYVGGNDTNFPAIFNWPVVQGSYFTDADEQNAAAVAVIGHKVRSKLLKDVINPIGHYILIENVPFQVVGVLAEKGASSGDSDSDDRIAVPYSAASVRLFGTRDPEYVAIAAADARKVKEAEQAIEQLMLRLHNGKKDFELTNNAAMIQAEARTQNTLSLMLGSIAAISLLVGGIGVMNIMLMTVRERTREIGIRMATGARQRDILRQFLTEAVMLSVVGGIAGIALALIVGGVLVLSEVAVAFSLMAVLGAFGCALVTGVVFGFMPARKAARLDPVTALTSE